A part of Cryptococcus gattii WM276 chromosome G, complete sequence genomic DNA contains:
- a CDS encoding Chromatin remodeling-related protein, putative (Similar to TIGR gene model, INSD accession AAW44671.1), with the protein MSALQAGPSQPIVAAPQQQPQPPQAQQDLKRRAEVDADAARRLKHPRPPLPPPHVLSALVSNSPAFNELMKIEQKLDWTLMRKKAEVNDALGRPTRVKRILRVFISNTAHDQDWQKALDAGAGSVVGGDYSTGPRENPGQDTTMADGGVTKSNEPDLNTGKGIAGWILKVEGRLLDSGNVRLDKTKRKFTTFLKSAIIEFDNRDAPTFPEGNIVEWHAASHQGPPLDGFEILRRGDVNIPCRISLHIAHYPERYKVLEPLAGLIGLREGTRSEVMSALWKLVKTTSAQDKEDGTIIKAVGGLQKLLPQGQETVAFHELPEIATRYLAHPDPVIIPYTIDVSKDYTFHNKCFDIPIEIEDPLKSKMASMIGSFEGPEGQEIVKLEDKVAELAFFAKELKQKKDFLESFAADPQAFINNWLAAQARDLDQMLGYQIGQTVVNGGSVREEDLRRSDLFTMPWVDEAITVHESARMEHERRAQAASHGNMR; encoded by the exons ATGTCCGCCCTTCAAGCAGGTCCATCGCAGCCCATCGTTGCGGCTCCACAACAGCAGCCCCAGCCGCCACAGGCCCAGCAAGACCTCAAACGTCGCGCAGAGGTCGACGCCGATGCCGCTCGTCGGTT AAAACACCCTCGACCGCCATTACCCCCTCCTCACGTACTCTCGGCTCTCGTATCTAATTCACCAGCGTTCAATGAGTTGATGAAGATTGAGCAAAAGCTTGATTGGACATTaatgaggaagaaggcagaGGTCAATGATGCTCTTGGGCGACCTACTCGT GTCAAGAGAATATTGCGCGTGTTCATATCAAACACCGCGCATGATCAGGACTGGCAAAAGGCGTTGGATGCAGGCGCTGGAAGCGTTGTTGGTGGTGATTACAGCACAGGTCCTCGAGAAAACCCGGGGCAGGATACGACTATGGCCGATGGCGGGGTAACGAAAAGTAACGAGCCCGATCTCAATACGGGAAAAGGTATTGCTGGATGGATTTTAAAAGTTGAGGGGCGCCTACTGGAT TCTGGGAACGTTAGGCTTGATAAAACCAAGAGGAAATTCACGACTTTCCTCAAAAGTGCTATCATTGAGTTTGACAATCGCGATGCTCCTACTTTCCCGGAAGGTAACATTGTTGAATGGCATGCTGCAAGCCATCAAGGCCCGCCACTTGATGGATTCGAGATCCTTCGCAGAGGGGATGTCAATATTCCTTGCCGTATCTCTTTGCATATTGCCCATTATCCTGAACGTTACAAAGTTCTTGAACCTCTTGCTGGACTTATCGGATTGAGGGAAGGCACAAGATCTGAAGTAATGAGTGCCCTGTGGAAGTTGGTTAAGACTACCAGTGCGCAGGACAAGGAGGATGGGACAATCATCAAAGCTGTCGGAGGCCTACAAAAA CTTCTCCCACAAGGGCAAGAAACCGTCGCATTTCATGAACTGCCTGAAATCGCCACGCGATACCTTGCTCATCCTGACCCTGTCATTATACCCTACACCATAGA CGTCTCGAAAGACTACACATTCCATAACAAATGCTTCGACATTCCGATCGAAATTGAGGACCCTCTCAAGAGCAAAATGGCGTCAATGATTGGAAGCTTTGAAGGTCCAGAGGGTCAAGAGATTGTTAAACTCGAAGACAAGGTCGCTGAGTTAGCCTTCTTTGCCAAGGAATTAAAGCAGAAAAAGGATTTCCTCGAATCATTCGC TGCTGACCCTCAAGCCTTTATCAACAACTGGCTTGCTGCACAGGCTCGTGATCTTGATCAGATGCTCGGTTATCAAATCGGGCAAACTGTCGTTAACGGCGGCTCTGTCCGCGAAGAAGATTTGCGTCGAAGTGATCTGTTTACTATGCCATGGGTGGATGAGGCGATTACAGTACATGAGTCAGCCAGGATGGAACACGAAAGGAGGGCGCAGGCTGCTAGCCACGGGAATATGAGATAG
- a CDS encoding 28 kDa golgi snare protein, putative (Similar to TIGR gene model, INSD accession AAW44668.1): MSTSWDNARRHARALETALDSKLSTYSKLAASIARGSSLGGSSSRDELGMEEEGIGGYKLVEEEIEELLSKLEQAIEDLTALINSPSQPPSTSMQHSAQTHRDNLDDYRRDFVRTRNNVEQTIRRSNLLGSVRKDISDYKSGRSGTTDALLQDRSRIDSSHRMIDDTLNQAYATREDFAQQRTFLASIDSRMGGVLNQLPGINSLITMIRTRRRRDNVIMGCVIGLCVVLLLGYMFGF; encoded by the exons ATGTCCACGTCCTGGGACAACGCACGAAGACACGCCCGTGCTCTTGAGACAGCCTTGGACTCGAAGCTATCCACTTATTCAAAGCTCGCAGCTTCCATCGCACGCGGCTCCTCTTTGGGCGGAAGTTCCAGTCGTGATGAACTCGGcatggaagaagagggtATCGGGGGCTACAAGCTCGTCGAGGAGGAGATCGAAGAGCTTCTTTCAAAG CTTGAACAAGCCATTGAAGATCTCACAGCACTTATAAACTCCCCAAGCCAACCCCCTTCCACGTCAATGCAGCATTCTGCCCAGACTCATAGGGATAACTTGGATGATTACAGAAGGGACTTTGTTCGCACACGG AACAATGTTGAACAAACCATACGGCGGTCAAACCTTTTAGGGTCTGTTCGCAAGGATATAAG CGATTACAAATCTGGACGATCTGGCACAACAGACGCTCTCTTACAAGATCGATCTCGAATAGACTCAAGTCATCGCATGATTGACGACACCTTAAA TCAAGCCTATGCCACTCGCGAAGACTTTGCCCAACAACGCACATTCCTTGCCTCTATCGACTCTCGAATGGGCGGTGTTCTCAATCAATTGCCAGGCATCAATTCCCTCATCACAATGATTAGGACACgtagaagaagagataaTGTCATCATGGGATGCGTTATCGGCCTCTGCGTTGTATTACTTCTTGGTTATATGTTTGGATTCTAG
- a CDS encoding ER to Golgi transport-related protein, putative (Similar to TIGR gene model, INSD accession AAW44670.1), whose translation MPFLSRPPIISTIVICLLGAVHVSATALTAMLAANDRSCYYADVDGLGEKVGFYFAVQSGGNFEIDYVVLDPDDRVILEGQGEKQGDYIFTANKLGEYSFCFENEAYTQDKLLDFDIMVESEPRRILPGQQPPLKEHTSALEESTYKISGILNSIARTQKYFHTRHHRNYSTVLSTQSRILWFTILECIIIVAMSLLQVWILKTFFSRGGRRYKV comes from the exons ATGCCCTTCTTATCACGTCCACCAATAATCTCCACCATCGTTATATGTCTTCTCGGAGCTGTCCATGTCAGCGCAACAGCCCTGACAGCCATGTTGGCTGCTAACGATAGGTCTTGTTATTACGCCGACGTTGACGGGTTGGGAGAGAAAGTTG GCTTTTACTTCGCCGTGCAATCTGGAGGCAATTTTGAAATCGATTATGTGGTGTTGGACCCAGATGACAGAGTGATCTTGGAGGGTCAGGGAGAGAAGCAAGGCGATTACATTTTCACCGCCAACAAG CTTGGAGAATACTCGTTTTGCTTTGAAAATGAAGCATACACTCAAGACAAGCTTCTCGACTTTGA CATTATGGTAGAGTCTGAGCCCCGGCGTATCCTTCCTGGCCAACAACCTCCTCTCAAGGAACACACTTCTGCCCTCGAAGAGAGCACTTACAAGATCAGTGGGATCTTGAACAGTATCGCCAGAACTCAGAAATATTTCCACACAAGGCATCATAGAAATTACTCTACCGTTCTATCGACACAAAGCAGAATACTGTGGTTTACAATTCTGGAGTGTATTATAATTGTAGCCATGTCCTT ATTGCAAGTTTGGATTCTCAAGACTTTCTTTTCACGTGGCGGAAGGCGTTACAAGGTTTAA
- a CDS encoding 60S ribosomal protein L24 (L30), putative (Similar to TIGR gene model, INSD accession AAW44673.1): protein MRVDRCDFTGYKVYPSRGKVYVRGDSKTFRFLSSKAESLFLQRKNPRKIAWTQVYRRMHKKGITEEVAKKRSRKNVKVQRGIVGADLASILAKRTAKPEVRAAARQAAITKAKTEKRDKEARKAANKPAQANVPKVSKQSMKGGAGKGGR, encoded by the exons ATGCGTGTCGACAGGTGTGACTTCACCGGGTACAAGGTTTACCCTTCCAGGGGAAAGGTCTACGTCCGAGGGGACTCCAAG ACCTTCCGATTCCTCAGCTCCAAGGCTGAgtctctcttcctccaacGAAAGAACCCTCGAAAGATCGCTTGGACTCAGGTTTACCGACG GATGCACAAGAAGGGTATCACCGAGGAGGTCGCCAAGAAGAGGTCCAGGAAGAACGTCAAGGTCCAG CGTGGTATCGTTGGTGCCGACCTCGCTTCCATCCTCGCTAAGCGAACTGCTAAGCCCGAGGTCCGCGCCGCCGCTCGTCAAGCTGCTATCACCAAGGCCAAGACTGAGAAGCGTGACAAGGAGGCCCGCAAGGCCGCCAACAAGCCCGCCCAGGCCAACGTTCCCAAGGTTTCTAAGCAGAGCATGAAGGGTGGTGCCGGCAAGGGTGGCCGTTAA
- a CDS encoding Hypothetical protein (Similar to TIGR gene model, INSD accession AAW44672.1; CNG02910), with protein sequence MSTDLNSLPLSTLAKAQQSLSRKSSSASSHGQSKEEKLALMKTKLAQMQRNKGKTVAVPDADSHGFKLRTQESDEESDSGPETTSSTKRGSKHAPALLSTKKQVSRKRQVIEVSKPERRDPRFSSVSAGHANADLHSKSYSFLPDLLRQELSELKKAVAAAKKAEKNCPWAEKPMRTAERERLEVQMGQVRTKLVRTEKEAMEREVLAKAKREEREKRTQGKGAWFMKKGEKKDLLLKARFETLEKQGGKTAVKKLVEKKRKKIASKEKKSRPFAKGAEGMGQDIKRRRVA encoded by the exons ATGTCCACAGACCTCAACTCATTGCCACTTTCAACCCTTGCCAAAGCGCAACAATCCCTCTCACGCAAATCATCTTCAGCTTCTTCCCATGGCCaaagcaaagaagaaaaacTTGCCCTGATGAAAACCAAACTTGCTCAAATGCAACGGAACAAGGGTAAAACCGTTGCTGTTCCAGATGCCGACAGTCATGGGTTTAAATTAAGGACACAGGAATCTGATGAGGAGAGTGACTCTGGACCGGAAACTACTTCGTCCACGAAAAGAGGCAGTAAACACGC TCCGGCCCTACTGAGTACCAAAAAGCAGGTGTCTCGCAAACGGCAAGTCATCGAGGTCTCTAAACCGGAACGCCGCGACCCACGTTTTTCCTCCGTCTCTGCAGGTCATGCTAATGCAGATCTCCATTCAAAATCCTACTCTTTCCTGCCCGACCTTCTCCGCCAAGAGCTTTCCGAATTAAAAAAAGCTGTGGCTGCTGCTAAGAAGGCTGAGAAGAATTGTCCCTGGGCCGAAAAGCCAATGAGAACCGCTGAGCGAGAAAGGCTTGAAGTGCAGATGGGGCAGGTTAGGACAAAGCTAGTAAGAACAGAGAAGGAAGCTATGGAGAGAGAAGTTTTGGCCAAGgcaaagagagaagaaCGAGAGAAGAGAACCCAGGGAAAGGGCGCATGGTTCATGAAAAAGG GCGAGAAGAAAGATTTACTTCTCAAAGCGCGTTTCGAGACACTCGAGAAACAAGGGGGGAAAACAGCTGTCAAAAAGCttgtggagaagaagagaaaaaaaatTGCGAGcaaggagaaaaagagcCGGCCCTTTGCGAAAGGAGCAGAGGGAATGGGCCAGGATATCAAGAGGCGAAGAGTTGCCTGA
- a CDS encoding Vacuolar transmembrane protein, putative; Tms1p (Similar to TIGR gene model, INSD accession AAW44666.1): MGALLSIPLLTGGIGTVASSLFSGCMICMGGTAASAFCKSCNCNSSIATRVGFGLIFALSSMLAYLSKTDIAIRQIEKLSWDWIKMDCSKGKCYGLLAVHRFCFALTMFHLVLSATLIGVRSTKTKRAAIQNGWWGPKLLFYFLLCFLSFLVPNEFYMAYGSYIAPIGAFFFILIGLVLLVDFAHTWSETCLDNWEHSNSNLWQFILVGSTFGMFVTAITVTVLLFVFFAGSGCGTNTFFITFNLILSVIVTVMAISHPVQEANPKSGLTQASMVAAYCTYLTTSAVVNHTDTKGGKCNPLHARGGTQTTTLIVGALFTFLAIAYSTSRAATQSTALVGKGNREGTSYGAIALPHDGEEEGEVRMVTNQPKGRRDEMRYQAILAAVNAGSLPASVLDEPEDEDEEIEAAMGEERDDERAGTKYNYSWFHIIFAIAAMYVAGLLTDWAIISTSPVAHPTESNFDTPVIGNEPDVYIGRSETTMWMRIISSWLCYILYAWSLVGPVLLPDRFGDV, encoded by the exons ATGGGCGCTCTACTATCCATACCCCTCCTGACAGGAGGAATAGGCACAGTTGCAAGCTCTCTCTTCTCAGGCTGCATGATTTGTATGG GTGGCACGGCTGCGTCCGCTTTCTGCAAGTCATGTAACTGCAATTCCTCCATAGCGACAAGAGTCGGCTTTGGG CTTATATTCGCCCTATCGTCTATGTTGGCGTACCTCTCCAAGACGGACATTGCAATCCGACAGATTGAGAAGCTGAGCTGGGATTGGATTAAAATGGATTGCTCGAAAGGGAAATGTTATGGCCTCTTGGCT GTTCACCGATTCTGCTTTGCTCTGACTATGTTCCACTTGGTCCTGTCGGCTACTCTTATAGGCGTCAGGtcaacaaaaacaaaacGTGCTGCTATCCAAAATGG TTGGTGGGGTCCCAAACTCTTATTTTACTTTCTCCTTTgtttcctctccttcctcgTCCCCAACGAGTTCTATATGGCCTACGGCTCTTACATCGCCCCGATCGGCgccttcttttttatcctGATCGGTCTTGTCCTTTTGGTTGACTTCGCCCATACATGGTCAGAGACTTGTTTGGATAATTGGGAGCACAGTAACTCCAATCTTTGGCAATTCATCCTCGTCGGCTCGACATTTGGCATGTTTGTCACAGCTATTACCGTTACTGTCCTGCTTTTCGTCTTCTTCGCCGGATCAGGATGTGGTACCAACACCTTTTTTATAACTTTCAACCTCATCCTATCGGTGATTGTGACAGTAATGGCCATATCCCACCCCGTTCAAGAAGCCAACCCCAAGTCTGGCCTCACTCAAGCTTCGATGGTTGCTGCCTACTGCACTTATCTTACCACGTCCGCCGTTGTCAATCACACTGATACTAAAGGAGGTAAATGTAACCCACTGCACGCTCGTGGTGGTACTCAAACTACTACCCTCATTGTTGGCGCTctcttcaccttcctcGCCATTGCATATTCCACTTCCCGTGCTGCTACGCAGAGCACTGCGCTGGTCGGAAAAGGTAACCGTGAAGGCACTTCATACGGTGCGATAGCCCTACCTCACGACggcgaggaggaaggtgaggTTAGAATGGTTACGAATCAGCCgaagggaaggagggaCGAGATGCGATACCAGGCAATTTTGGCCGCTGTTAATGCAGGATCTCTCCCCGCGAGCGTTCTCGACGAACCAGAggatgaggacgaggagaTTGAAGCTGCTAtgggagaggagagggaCGATGAACGAGCGGGAACTAAATACAAC TACTCCTGGTTCCACATCATTTTTGCCATCGCAGCAATGTATGTGGCAGGTCTTCTTACAGACTGGGCTATCATTTCGACATCACCTGTAGCCCATCCTACCGAGTCTAATTTCGACACTCCCGTCATTGGGAACGAGCCCGATGTCTACATAGGAAGATCAGAAACGACAATGTGGATGAGGATTATAAGCAGCTGGTTGTGCTATATTCTCTATGCGTGGAGTTT AGTTGGCCCTGTGTTATTGCCTGATCGCTTTGGAGATGTGTAG